One part of the Drosophila teissieri strain GT53w chromosome 3R, Prin_Dtei_1.1, whole genome shotgun sequence genome encodes these proteins:
- the LOC122621095 gene encoding electron transfer flavoprotein subunit beta, whose protein sequence is MARVLVGVKRVIDYAVKVRVKPDKSGVVTQGVKHSMNPFDEIAVEEAVKLKEKKLAEEVIAVSVGPAQSQEVIRTALAMGADRGVHVEIPAAEYELLQPIHVSKILAKLALDEKADLVILGKQAIDDDANQTAQMTAAVLDWPQGTFCNKIEKTDAGLTITREIDGGLETIKTKTPAVLSADLRLNTPRYATLPNIMKAKKKPLKKVTAKDLGVDTSPRIEVISVEDPPVRQAGATVADVDALVAKLKEGGHI, encoded by the exons ATGGCGCGTGTTTTGGTTGGAGTTAAGCGTGTGATCGACTACGCCGTCAAG GTGCGCGTCAAGCCCGACAAGAGCGGCGTGGTCACCCAGGGCGTGAAGCACTCGATGAATCCCTTCGACGAGATCGccgtggaggaggcggtgAAGCTGAAGGAGAAGAAGCTGGCCGAGGAGGTGATCGCCGTCTCCGTGGGCCCTGCCCAATCCCAGGAGGTGATCCGCACCGCCCTGGCCATGGGCGCCGACCGCGGTGTACACGTGGAGATCCCTGCCGCCGAGTACGAGCTCCTGCAGCCCATCCACGTGTCCAAGATCCTGGCCAAGTTGGCTCTGGACGAAAAAGCCGACCTGGTGATCCTTGGCAAGCAGGCCATCGACGACGACGCCAACCAGACGGCCCAGATGACCGCCGCCGTGCTCGACTGGCCCCAAGGCACCTTCTGCAACAAGATCGAGAAGACGGACGCCGGTCTGACCATCACCCGTGAGATTGACGGCGGTCTGGAGACGATCAAGACCAAGACCCCGGCTGTGCTGAGCGCCGATCTGCGGCTGAACACTCCTCGCTACGCCACGTTGCCGAACATCATGAAGGCCAAGAAGAAGCCCCTGAAGAAGGTGACGGCCAAGGATCTCGGCGTGGACACCTCGCCCCGCATCGAGGTCATCTCCGTGGAGGATCCTCCAGTGCGCCAGGCCGGTGCCACTGTCGCTGACGTGGATGCCCTGGTGGCCAAGCTGAAGGAGGGCGGCCACATCTAG
- the LOC122621099 gene encoding 3'(2'),5'-bisphosphate nucleotidase 1 translates to MAAAAPVIMRVMASSISTAKRAGGIIRDVLKKGDLGIVDKGKNDPQTEADRSAQRCIIASLANKFPTVKIIGEEGGSDLNVCDDWLVNELDEGFLQQSCPAEWKDVKPEDFVIWVDPLDGTAEYTQGHVEHVTVLIGIAVKDAAVGGIIHQPFYQQPDGEMGRTIWGLKGLGTGGFTAVPAPAGQFIITTTRSHSNALHQQALNAFPSTEVLKVGGAGFKVLQLLEGKAHAYVFATPGCKKWDTCAPEAVLEAQGGCLTNINGEHYAYNADVEHVNRQGVLASLGQNHAALVEKIPAEVRAAVGAK, encoded by the exons atggctgcagctgctccggTGATCATGCGCGTCATGGCGTCCTCGATCAGCACCGCCAAGCGGGCTGGAGGAATCATCCGCGACGTGCTCAAGAAGGGCGACCTGGGCATAGTGGACAAGGGCAAGAACGATCCCCAGACGGAGGCAGATCGCTCTGCCCAGCGCTGCATCATCGCCTCCTTGGCCAACAAGTTCCCCACCGTGAAGATCATTGGTGAGGAAGGGGGATCCGATCTGAATGTTTGCGACGACTGGCTGGTGAACGAGTTGGATGAGGGATTCCTGCAGCAAAGTTGCCCCGCTGAGTGGAAGGATGTCAAGCCCGAGGACTTTGTGATTTGGGTGGATCCCCTGGATGGCACAGCCGAGTATACACAGG GACACGTGGAACACGTGACCGTCCTGATCGGTATTGCTGTGAAGGATGCTGCTGTCGGCGGCATCATACATCAGCCCTTCTACCAGCAGCCCGATGGCGAAATGGGTCGCACCATTTGGGGCCTCAAGGGTCTGGGCACGGGAGGATTCACGGCGGTGCCCGCCCCAGCCGGCCAGTTCATCATAACCACCACACGCTCGCATTCCAATGCTCTGCATCAGCAAGCGCTCAATGCATTCCCATCCACAGAAGTTCTGAAGGTCGGAGGCGCTGGGTTCAAagtgctccagctgctggagGGAAAGGCCCATGCCTACGTCTTCGCCACGCCCGGATGCAAGAAGTGGGACACCTGCGCACCCGAGGCCGTTCTGGAGGCCCAGGGCGGCTGCCTGACCAACATCAACGGCGAGCACTACGCCTACAATGCGGATGTGGAGCACGTGAATCGCCAGGGAGTGCTGGCCAGCCTGGGACAGAACCATGCCGCGCTGGTGGAAAAGATTCCCGCCGAGGTGCGGGCGGCAGTGGGAGCCAAGTAA
- the LOC122622562 gene encoding transcription factor kayak isoform X1 has protein sequence MMKNLNGRAHNACYHPYYHQSLHFAQQQQHLQQQQQQQQQQHQHQQLPAPQQQLRHQQRQLPTQPAYQQPQSIAHNAFPLRSSSSSNSNGNGNNYGHVASSAYAGSSGSHNSNNAAAMAAVCQMQNFFNQQQQQQEYNNNCMPINYYQQQQHYPPESQSSASGWTESPGQSQLATTTAATCNTAAAAGATAAATAPATAAATTSTTATSAAAGSDNNNSDNFAMDASEIATFLANELFLQQLSNFETVQSVLTLTTPTLTPTTTRNIEDTLGHLLSDTQPDRGAGCAGFAVPKVLPNAIDVLGMGIPSGVPSLPIQPPFEVSLGQGSDSEDSNASYNDTQMNEDQDTTDTSSAHTDSTSYPAGQMMTGSVNGGGANNFTNVLAAVSSTRGAASVGSSNANTSNTPARRGGGRRPNRSTNMTPEEEQKRAVRRERNKQAAARCRKRRVDQTNELTEEVEQLEKRGDSMRKEIELLTISKNQLEYCLAAHRPTCQKIRSDMLSVTTCNGLIAPAGLLSAGSSGSGASSHHNHNSNDSSSGTITGMDATLNSTGRSNSPLDLKPAANIDSLLLQQIKDEPLDGAIDSGSSLDQDGPPPSKRITLPPLPPMSTMPHVHMSNLMTPTGASSGSLQTPITSTAPVGFGSAFPVTTNGSSINTIHSISNNNMNSPTLNALNKVPKERPNTLAFQRPVGHMHLTLANNKPGGPTQIQGVPIQTPSTGTFNFDSLMDGGTGLTPVSGPLVPNSSSANKHPLELPTPTAEPSKLVSL, from the exons ATGATGAAAAATCTCAACGGTAGGGCGCACAATGCGTGCTACCATCCCTACTACCACCAATCGCTGCActttgcccagcagcagcagcatctgcagcagcagcaacagcaacagcagcagcaacatcagcatcagcagctgccagcgccgcagcaacagttgcGTCATCAGCAACGGCAACTGCCCACGCAGCCAGCCTACCAGCAACCGCAATCGATTGCCCACAATGCTTTTCCActgcgcagcagcagcagcagcaacagcaacggcaatggcaacaatTATGGCCATGTTGCTAGTAGCGCCTACGCTGGAAGCAGCGGCAgtcacaacagcaacaatgcgGCTGCCATGGCCGCCGTCTGTCAAATGCAGAATTttttcaaccagcagcagcagcaacaggagtacaacaacaattgcatgCCCATTAATTactatcagcagcagcaacattacCCTCCTGAGTCGCAATCCTCCGCCTCCGGCTGGACTGAATCCCCTGGCCAGTCGCAACTCGCcacgacaacagcagcaacatgcaacaccgcagcagcagcaggagcaactgcagcagcaaccgcaccagccactgcagctgcaacaacgAGCACAACTGCAACATCTGCCGCTGCtggcagcgacaacaacaacagcgacaactTCGCAATGGACGCCAGTGAGATAGCCACTTTCCTCGCCAACGAGCTTTTCCTACAGCAG CTCAGCAACTTTGAGACCGTTCAGAGTGTTCTAACGCTGACGACGCCCACGTTGACGCCGACCACCACGCGCAACATCGAGGACACCCTCGGCCACTTGCTCTCGGACACGCAGCCCGATCGTGGAGCTGGTTGCGCGGGATTCGCGGTGCCAAAGGTGCTACCCAACGCCATTGATGTCCTGGGCATGGGCATTCCCTCCGGAGTTCCCTCGCTCCCCATTCAGCCGCCATTCGAGGTGAGCCTGGGGCAGGGCAGCGATTCCGAGGACTCCAACGCTTCGTACAACGATACGCAGATGAATGAGGATCAGGACACGACCGATACTT CAAGTGCCCATACGGACAGCACCTCGTACCCAGCTGGCCAAATGATGACCGGCAGTGTGAACGGCGGCGGTGCCAACAACTTCACCAATGTCCTGGCCGCCGTGAGCTCCACCCGTGGAGCCGCATCGGTGGGCAGCAGCAACGCGAATACCTCAAACACGCCGGCCCGTCGTGGCGGCGGCAGGCGCCCCAACCGGTCGACCAACATGACcccggaggaggagcagaagcgGGCCGTGCGCCGGGAGCGAAACAAGCAGGCGGCGGCCCGTTGCCGCAAGAGGCGCGTGGACCAGACCAACGAGCTCAccgaggaggtggagcagctggagaagcGGGGCGACAGCATGCGCAAGGAGATCGAGTTGCTGACGATCAGCAAGAATCAGCTGGAATACTGTCTGGCCGCCCACCGGCCCACCTGCCAAAAGATCCGCTCCGACATGCTGAGCGTGACCACCTGCAACGGTCTGATTGCCCCGGCCGGACTTCTCAGTGCCggaagcagcggcagcggagCGAGCAGCCACCACAACCATAACagcaacgacagcagcagcggcacgATCACGGGCATGGACGCCACGCTGAACTCCACCGGTAGGAGCAACTCGCCATTGGATCTCAAGCCGGCAGCGAACATCGAtagcctgctgctgcagcagatcAAGGACGAGCCACTTGATGGCGCCATCGACTCAGGATCCAGCCTGGACCAGGACGGTCCGCCGCCCAGCAAGCGCATCACCTTGCCGCCCTTGCCGCCCATGTCCACGATGCCGCACGTTCACATGTCCAATCTGATGACGCCCACCGGTGCCTCGTCGGGATCTCTGCAGACGCCGATCACGAGCACGGCGCCCGTCGGATTCGGCAGCGCCTTCCCAGTGACCAccaacggcagcagcatcaacaccatccacagcatcagcaacaacaacatgaacTCCCCCACGCTGAATGCGCTGAACAAGGTGCCCAAGGAGCGGCCCAACACGCTGGCCTTCCAGCGGCCCGTGGGCCACATGCACTTGACcctggccaacaacaagccgGGTGGCCCCACGCAGATCCAGGGCGTGCCCATCCAGACGCCCTCGACCGGCACCTTCAACTTCGACTCCCTGATGGACGGCGGCACTGGCCTAACACCCGTCTCCGGACCGCTGGTGCCCAACAGCTCCTCCGCGAACAAGCATCCGCTGGAGctgcccacgcccaccgccgAGCCGTCCAAGCTGGTCAGCTTATAA
- the LOC122621093 gene encoding caspase: protein MDASNNGESADQVGIRVDNPEQPNDHTDALGSVGSGGAGSSGLGAGSSHPYGTGAIGQLANGYSSPSSSYRKNVVKMVTERHAAEYNMRHKNRGMALIFNHEHFEVPTLKSRAGTNVDCENLTRVLKQLDFEVTVYKDCRYKDILRTIEYAASQNHADSDCILVAILSHGEMGYIYAKDTQYKLENVWSFFTANHCPSLAGKPKLFFIQACQGDRLDGGVTMQRGQTETDGDSSMSYKIPVHADFLIAYSTVPGFYSWRNTTRGSWFMQSLCAELAANGKRLDILTLLTFVCQRVAVDFESCTPDTPEMHQQKQIPCITTMLTRILRFSDKPLAPAGRV, encoded by the coding sequence ATGGACGCCAGCAACAATGGAGAATCCGCCGACCAGGTGGGCATCCGGGTGGACAATCCCGAGCAGCCCAACGATCACACAGATGCCCTGGGCTCTGTGGGATCTGGAGGAGCGGGTAGCAGCGGCCTGGGCGCAGGATCCTCGCATCCTTACGGAACCGGAGCCATTGGACAGCTGGCCAACGGGTACAGCTCACCCTCGTCCAGCTACCGCAAGAATGTGGTGAAGATGGTCACCGAGCGCCATGCAGCCGAGTACAACATGCGTCACAAAAACCGTGGAATGGCCCTGATCTTCAACCATGAGCACTTCGAGGTGCCCACCTTGAAATCCCGGGCGGGAACCAATGTGGACTGCGAGAATCTGACGCGGGTGCTCAAGCAGCTGGACTTCGAAGTGACCGTGTACAAGGACTGCCGCTACAAGGACATCTTGAGGACGATCGAATACGCAGCGTCACAGAATCACGCCGACAGCGATTGCATCCTGGTCGCCATTCTGTCGCACGGCGAGATGGGCTACATATACGCCAAGGACACGCAGTACAAGCTGGAGAACGTCTGGAGCTTCTTCACGGCCAATCACTGTCCCTCGCTAGCCGGCAAACCCAAGTTGTTCTTTATACAGGCCTGCCAGGGCGACAGATTGGATGGCGGAGTGACCATGCAGCGTGGTCAGACGGAAACCGATGGCGACTCCTCAATGAGCTACAAGATTCCAGTGCACGCCGACTTTCTGATCGCCTACTCCACGGTTCCCGGCTTCTATTCGTGGCGCAACACGACCCGTGGCAGCTGGTTTATGCAGAGCCTGTGCGCCGAATTGGCGGCCAATGGCAAGCGGCTGGACATCCTGACCCTGCTCACTTTCGTGTGCCAGCGGGTGGCCGTGGACTTCGAGTCCTGCACCCCGGACACTCCGGAGATGCACCAGCAGAAGCAGATACCCTGCATCACCACCATGCTGACGCGGATTCTGCGTTTCAGCGACAAGCCGCTGGCTCCAGCTGGACGGGTTTGA
- the LOC122619427 gene encoding uncharacterized protein LOC122619427, producing MFWTAEQVESMLEVLKTSTDRTVIYKCLVKLRTDLVKDKNGIVLFRTAGGVHIMVRLITKLNEKIMEVVLSILGNCCTDEQACIEAVECKVIPPLVTILKTIPNPLIQCRACRMLGNIAKSKKASQYLNVHYAAIAPAICHIIESTSAVQTRIMAFRVCRFLLTSSQFLKHFLMANGFQQLMRIFLAVMKNDEAPKEPVPDIEMSTLIGLKRNQHREKYFEEVARNLEGVRSDIFDHQMLKNSTRNCDYALPKENEAAVELALEILKCLVLISAQQIGLKAWESISWNTSLASIVCFVKEESDQRASALKILSNFCKDPFAFYMLSTADAIVAACEMLMAVNMAKPLSESESRHCINIILTLSTDACSRSKIRRCGALRKLVAMIRDSNSQSERSSLFHILYNFQYDNLSMELMLYEGLVPMLVRELNDYLTSDDEHHKRRRDERLQGGKKRKMTDPTTPETLSKFSKTHETLGSDFESPSSSPRSYRTTSPCSSRSMSPVCKDLLTNDDDDNYSPACSDDDEDEDDSTNNSNGDTRERRIAANRPQPSNVLDILKLIEEGSEPIDDPLSDKEDLEELSSDVPPKLAQFRNHACNTIDIIENLIYRITLMVNKRVELGKPETLDTLIRAIKLFGANNNFSNALTNILLESQFFAHIIKHGVVHQLYQFTKMKEIRKDGFAFLETLTNVGESNYGKEELVRLLRCDDVISQQRAAISVAYIVKSHRLLYQFLYDGNALNMLFDMMLRKKTDDHYADEAADAVTSMARYTLGIVLPEAKPAESTAGICNQRASESAPLHANCDMRFLVGHGADATSIGFNKQLLCETSEVFNKMLNSDFREGHAGEIQLQDYTASGLRYFLHLIVCQERHLTEPDYPALLQAYEMARVYIMPDMEVVLQQRLIQFLDSHNCLRLLEWALKNYHADLTETAISYYLCSSLPTQEKLQLFRAAEDSTYASEWFQLINDSVFERCRGYVY from the exons ATGTTCTGGACAGCAGAGCAAGTGGAGAGCATGCTGGAAGTGCTAAAGACCTCCACGGATCGAACAGTCATTTACAAATGCCTCGTGAAGCTACGCACCGATCTGGTGAAGGATAAAAATGgcattgttttatttcgcACTGCTGGGGGCGTTCACATCATG GTTCGCCTGATCACCAAGCTGAATGAAAAGATAATGGAGGTGGTATTGAGCATATTGGGGAACTGCTGCACCGACGAACAGGCCTGCATTGAG GCCGTTGAATGCAAGGTTATTCCTCCGCTGGTGACCATTCTGAAGACCATACCTAATCCGCTGATCCAATGTCGCGCATGCCGGATGCTTGGAAACATCGCCAAGAGCAAGAAGGCGTCCCAGTATCTCAACGTGCACTATGCGGCCATTGCGCCGGCCATCTGCCACATCATTGAGTCCACCAGCGCCGTGCAGACCCGCATCATGGCATTCCGCGTTTGCCGCTTCCTGCTGACCAGCAGCCAGTTTCTAAAGCACTTCCTCATGGCCAATGGGTTCCAGCAGCTAATGCGCATTTTTCTGGCCGTGATGAAGAACGACGAGGCGCCCAAGGAGCCCGTTCCGGACATCGAGATGTCCACGCTAATTGGCCTGAAGAGAAACCAGCACCGTGAGAAGTATTTCGAGGAGGTGGCCCGAAATTTGGAGGGTGTACGCAGTGACATCTTCGACCACCAGATGCTCAAGAACTCCACAAGGAACTGTGACTACGCGCTGCCCAAGGAAAATGAGGCGGCCGTTGAGCTGGCCCTCGAGATTCTGAAGTGCCTGGTCCTGATCTCAGCTCAGCAGATTGGACTGAAAGCTTGGGAG TCCATTTCTTGGAATACCTCGCTCGCCTCCATTGTGTGCTTCGTAAAGGAGGAAAGCGACCAGCGGGCCTCTGCTTTGAAAATTCTTTCTAACTTCTGCAAGGATCCTTTCGCCTTCTACATGCTGAGCACTGCGGATGCCATTGTGGCTGCCTGCGAGATGCTCATGGCCGTGAACATGGCAAAGCCACTAAGCGAAAGCGAAAGCCGGCACTGCATCAATATCATTTTGACCCTATCCACAGATGCCTGCAGCCGCTCGAAGATCCGGAGATGTGGAGCACTGCGCAAGCTGGTGGCCATGATTCGGGACTCCAACTCGCAGAGCGAGCGATCATCG CTATTCCACATTCTTTACAACTTTCAATATGATAACTTGAGCATGGAACTTATGCTTTATGAAGGACTAGTGCCCATGTTGGTGAGGGAACTAAACGATTACCTGACCAGCGACGATGAGCATCACAAACGTCGGCGAGACGAGAGACTACAAGgtggcaaaaaaagaaaaatgacgGATCCCACAACGCCAGAGACCCTGAGCAAG TTCTCGAAAACCCACGAGACCTTAGGATCGGACTTTGAATCGCCGAGCAGTTCACCCAGGTCTTATCGCACAACCAGTCCCTGCAGTTCGCGCAGCATGTCTCCGGTGTGCAAAGATCTGCTGACGaatgatgacgacgacaacTATTCCCCGGCATGCAGTGATGACGACGAAGATGAGGATGACAGCACGAATAACAGCAATGGAGACACACGAGAGCGCCGCATTGCCGCCAATCGTCCCCAGCCGTCCAATGTTTTGGATATACTGAAACTAATCGAGGAGGGCAGCGAACCCATTGATGATCCGCTGTCCGACAAAGAGGATCTCGAGGAACTGAGCTCGGATGTACCACCGAAACTAGCCCAGTTCCGCAATCACGCATGCAACACCATCGACATAATTGAAAACCTTATCTATCGCATTACGCTGATGGTGAACAAGCGGGTGGAGCTGGGAAAGCCGGAGACACTGGATACCCTGATAAGAGCAATCAAATTGTTTGGGGCGAACAATAATTTCTCAAACGCCCTGACAAATATTCTACT GGAAAGCCAGTTCTTTGCCCACATAATAAAACATGGCGTGGTCCATCAACTGTATCAGTTTACCAAGATGAAGGAG ATTCGCAAAGACGGCTTCGCCTTCTTGGAGACGTTAACAAATGTCGGAGAATCGAATTATGGCAAGGAGGAGCTGGTGCGTCTCCTGCGCTGCGACGATGTGATATCCCAACAGAGAGCCGCCATTTCGGTGGCCTACATCGTGAAAAGCCATCGCCTGCTTTACCAGTTCCTCTACGACGGCAATGCGCTGAATATGCTATTCGACATGATGCTGCGCAAGAAGACCGATGATCACTACGCAGATGAGGCGGCGGATGCAGTGACATCGATGGCGCGATATACCCTGGGCATCGTTCTGCCAGAAGCCAAACCAGCGGAGAGCACAGCTGGAATTTGCAACCAACGGGCCAGTGAATCCGCTCCTCTGCACGCCAACTGCGACATGCGCTTCCTTGTTGGTCACGGAGCGGATGCCACCTCCATTGGGTTCAACAAGCAGCTGCTCTGCGAGACCAGCGAAGTGTTTAACAAGATGCTCAACAGTGATTTCCGCGAGGGTCACGCCGGCGAGATTCAGCTGCAGGATTACACGGCCAGTGGACTGCGCTACTTTCTGCATTTAATCGTGTGCCAGGAGCGGCACCTGACCGAGCCGGATTACCCTGCCCTGCTGCAGGCCTACGAGATGGCCCGCGTGTACATCATGCCCGATATGGAGGTGGTACTGCAGCAAAGACTCATCCAGTTCCTGGACTCACACAACTGCCTGCGCCTGCTCGAGTGGGCGCTGAAGAACTACCACGCCGACCTGACGGAGACTGCCATCAGCTATTATCTCTGCTCCTCGCTGCCGACGCAGGAAAAGCTTCAGCTGTTCCGGGCGGCGGAGGACTCCACCTATGCCAGCGAGTGGTTCCAGCTGATCAACGATTCGGTGTTCGAGCGCTGCCGCGGCTATGTCTACTAg
- the LOC122619428 gene encoding D-beta-hydroxybutyrate dehydrogenase, mitochondrial yields MSGSQLLRALRRSLGLGRHQLKVDSRHVVLITGCDSGLGHSMAVYCHESLHMTVVSCCHNIKSDGAKLLQSLGSPRNGLTRMHTLELDLLEADSIRLVHQQLRDILAKDPSYRLTALINNAGVMCFGEFEWQLPEQIEAQINCNLLGTMRLTRELLPLLRQQQGRIINVTSHCGLQALPTLGPYAASKAALRFWTDALRVELQQYGMEVVNFIPGSFVLDSNIAARQQQHAQKMREAFSPEQHALYDTYFEAFNGYLKVLSGFKPPNRLRNESLLAKFKDALTSSQPLALYIEEPRRYRLYRWLFSLCPTPLVDWLTVRFCAMPTYESTNRREKI; encoded by the exons ATGAGCGGCAGTCAACTTCTTCGCGCCCTGCGACGATCGCTGGGATTGGGCAGGCACCAGCTGAAGGTCGATAGCCGGCATGTGGTGCTGATCACGGGCTGCGATTCGGGATTGGG CCACTCCATGGCCGTTTACTGCCACGAATCGCTACACATGACCGTGGTTTCCTGCTGCCACAACATCAAGTCGGATGGAGCTAAGCTGCTGCAGAGCCTGGGCTCGCCCAGGAATGGACTCACCAGGATGCACACCCTGGAACTAGATCTACTGGAAGCCGATTCCATTCGCCTGGTGCATCAGCAGCTGAGGGACATACTGGCCAAAGACCCCAGCTATCGGCTAACTGCGCTGATAAATAATGCAGGAGTAATGTGCTTCGGGGAATTCGAGTGGCAGCTACCGGAGCAGATCGAGGCGCAGATCAACTGCAATCTGCTGGGCACGATGAGGTTAACACGCGAactgctgcccctgctccggcagcagcagggcCGGATCATCAACGTGACCAGCCACTGTGGACTGCAGGCTCTGCCGACTCTGGGTCCTTATGCCGCCTCCAAGGCAGCGCTTCGCTTCTGGACGGATGCGCTGCGCGTGGAACTGCAGCAGTACGGCATGGAGGTGGTCAACTTCATACCAGGATCCTTTGTCCTGGACAGCAACATCGCAGccagacagcagcagcatgctCAGAAGATGCGCGAGGCCTTCAGCCCGGAGCAACACGCTCTGTACGACACGTACTTCGAAGCCTTCAATGGTTATCTGAAAGTTCTGAGCGGCTTCAAGCCGCCCAATCGGCTGAGGAACGAGTCGCTGCTGGCCAAATTTAAGGATGCATTGACCAGCTCACAACCATTGGCCTTGTACATCGAGGAACCCCGTAGATATCGCCTGTATCGCTGGCTCTTCTCGCTGTGCCCCACGCCGCTGGTGGACTGGCTTACGGTGCGCTTCTGCGCCATGCCCACCTACGAGTCAACAAACAGGCGGGAGAAGATTTAG
- the LOC122622562 gene encoding transcription factor kayak isoform X4 — protein MTLDSYNIFNDEYLFNMPLSPLPKVLSNFETVQSVLTLTTPTLTPTTTRNIEDTLGHLLSDTQPDRGAGCAGFAVPKVLPNAIDVLGMGIPSGVPSLPIQPPFEVSLGQGSDSEDSNASYNDTQMNEDQDTTDTSSAHTDSTSYPAGQMMTGSVNGGGANNFTNVLAAVSSTRGAASVGSSNANTSNTPARRGGGRRPNRSTNMTPEEEQKRAVRRERNKQAAARCRKRRVDQTNELTEEVEQLEKRGDSMRKEIELLTISKNQLEYCLAAHRPTCQKIRSDMLSVTTCNGLIAPAGLLSAGSSGSGASSHHNHNSNDSSSGTITGMDATLNSTGRSNSPLDLKPAANIDSLLLQQIKDEPLDGAIDSGSSLDQDGPPPSKRITLPPLPPMSTMPHVHMSNLMTPTGASSGSLQTPITSTAPVGFGSAFPVTTNGSSINTIHSISNNNMNSPTLNALNKVPKERPNTLAFQRPVGHMHLTLANNKPGGPTQIQGVPIQTPSTGTFNFDSLMDGGTGLTPVSGPLVPNSSSANKHPLELPTPTAEPSKLVSL, from the exons CTCAGCAACTTTGAGACCGTTCAGAGTGTTCTAACGCTGACGACGCCCACGTTGACGCCGACCACCACGCGCAACATCGAGGACACCCTCGGCCACTTGCTCTCGGACACGCAGCCCGATCGTGGAGCTGGTTGCGCGGGATTCGCGGTGCCAAAGGTGCTACCCAACGCCATTGATGTCCTGGGCATGGGCATTCCCTCCGGAGTTCCCTCGCTCCCCATTCAGCCGCCATTCGAGGTGAGCCTGGGGCAGGGCAGCGATTCCGAGGACTCCAACGCTTCGTACAACGATACGCAGATGAATGAGGATCAGGACACGACCGATACTT CAAGTGCCCATACGGACAGCACCTCGTACCCAGCTGGCCAAATGATGACCGGCAGTGTGAACGGCGGCGGTGCCAACAACTTCACCAATGTCCTGGCCGCCGTGAGCTCCACCCGTGGAGCCGCATCGGTGGGCAGCAGCAACGCGAATACCTCAAACACGCCGGCCCGTCGTGGCGGCGGCAGGCGCCCCAACCGGTCGACCAACATGACcccggaggaggagcagaagcgGGCCGTGCGCCGGGAGCGAAACAAGCAGGCGGCGGCCCGTTGCCGCAAGAGGCGCGTGGACCAGACCAACGAGCTCAccgaggaggtggagcagctggagaagcGGGGCGACAGCATGCGCAAGGAGATCGAGTTGCTGACGATCAGCAAGAATCAGCTGGAATACTGTCTGGCCGCCCACCGGCCCACCTGCCAAAAGATCCGCTCCGACATGCTGAGCGTGACCACCTGCAACGGTCTGATTGCCCCGGCCGGACTTCTCAGTGCCggaagcagcggcagcggagCGAGCAGCCACCACAACCATAACagcaacgacagcagcagcggcacgATCACGGGCATGGACGCCACGCTGAACTCCACCGGTAGGAGCAACTCGCCATTGGATCTCAAGCCGGCAGCGAACATCGAtagcctgctgctgcagcagatcAAGGACGAGCCACTTGATGGCGCCATCGACTCAGGATCCAGCCTGGACCAGGACGGTCCGCCGCCCAGCAAGCGCATCACCTTGCCGCCCTTGCCGCCCATGTCCACGATGCCGCACGTTCACATGTCCAATCTGATGACGCCCACCGGTGCCTCGTCGGGATCTCTGCAGACGCCGATCACGAGCACGGCGCCCGTCGGATTCGGCAGCGCCTTCCCAGTGACCAccaacggcagcagcatcaacaccatccacagcatcagcaacaacaacatgaacTCCCCCACGCTGAATGCGCTGAACAAGGTGCCCAAGGAGCGGCCCAACACGCTGGCCTTCCAGCGGCCCGTGGGCCACATGCACTTGACcctggccaacaacaagccgGGTGGCCCCACGCAGATCCAGGGCGTGCCCATCCAGACGCCCTCGACCGGCACCTTCAACTTCGACTCCCTGATGGACGGCGGCACTGGCCTAACACCCGTCTCCGGACCGCTGGTGCCCAACAGCTCCTCCGCGAACAAGCATCCGCTGGAGctgcccacgcccaccgccgAGCCGTCCAAGCTGGTCAGCTTATAA